The Halosimplex litoreum genome has a window encoding:
- a CDS encoding sensor histidine kinase, with protein sequence MSVLRAVTLPSAFDDLDVGVALHDAESGGVLDANESLERLYGYSTAELREMTVGEYTAPSTKYTQAEATERIRAAAEGERQSFEWQVERATGELLWVRVRLSPTTIDGRTCVLAEVDDITEYRTRERRLRLLSRIVRHNLRNRMNLVQGRAGHLRQAIDDERLAAEVEAIESVADEVGGLSDSVSQIEEMAEPDATEREPTNVRAVVGPVVQAAREAYSDADLSLAIDENAWLMADDGLRYALEHAVENALEHNDRDAPTVEVSVTADDHGQCVIRIVDDGPPIPDVETDVLDGTVAASSTYHGTGVGLWVMQWCVNSLGGELSFRETDPRGNVVEIALPRVDDDHGRR encoded by the coding sequence ATGAGTGTGCTCCGGGCAGTAACGCTGCCGTCGGCGTTCGACGACTTGGACGTCGGGGTCGCCCTCCACGACGCCGAGAGCGGTGGGGTTCTGGACGCGAACGAGAGTCTGGAGCGACTGTATGGCTACTCGACGGCGGAGCTCCGTGAGATGACCGTGGGGGAGTACACGGCGCCGTCGACGAAGTACACGCAGGCGGAGGCCACCGAGCGGATCCGGGCGGCCGCCGAGGGGGAGCGCCAGTCCTTCGAGTGGCAGGTCGAACGGGCGACGGGTGAGCTGCTCTGGGTCCGCGTGCGGCTCAGTCCGACGACGATCGACGGTCGGACGTGCGTCCTGGCGGAAGTCGACGATATCACGGAGTACCGAACCCGCGAGCGGCGGTTGCGACTGCTCTCTCGGATCGTCCGCCACAACCTCCGCAACAGGATGAACCTCGTGCAGGGTCGGGCCGGTCACCTCCGGCAGGCGATCGACGACGAACGATTGGCCGCCGAGGTCGAGGCGATCGAGTCGGTCGCCGACGAGGTCGGCGGGCTCAGCGATTCGGTCTCCCAGATCGAGGAGATGGCCGAACCCGACGCGACCGAGCGGGAGCCGACGAACGTCCGCGCGGTCGTCGGGCCCGTCGTCCAGGCTGCACGCGAGGCCTACTCCGATGCGGACCTCTCTCTCGCTATCGACGAGAACGCCTGGCTCATGGCCGACGACGGGTTGCGGTACGCGCTCGAACACGCCGTCGAGAACGCGCTCGAGCACAACGACCGCGACGCGCCGACGGTCGAGGTGAGCGTGACCGCGGACGACCACGGTCAGTGTGTGATCCGGATCGTCGACGACGGGCCACCGATCCCCGACGTGGAGACCGACGTGCTCGACGGGACCGTCGCGGCCAGCAGCACCTACCACGGCACCGGTGTCGGCCTCTGGGTGATGCAGTGGTGCGTCAACTCGCTGGGCGGCGAACTCTCCTTCCGGGAGACCGACCCGCGCGGGAACGTGGTCGAGATCGCGCTGCCGAGAGTCGACGACGACCACGGGCGTCGCTGA
- a CDS encoding polymer-forming cytoskeletal protein produces the protein MPIRSDPLDELAIPDGTTVEEHDLVTEGDVIVGGQSTVEFGVRGDDVMAGERVTFDGHIEAAGDCRLDMWSEVEEDVLVGGDAYLGERTRVGGELKVAGNVDIGDDVDIEQSFEANGHIKIRNPMPTVVFLVVYLSQLLRIGEEEAAEDLASELVDADDDEAQPVVIPRGARVSDDAWRVSTPATVGDDCRLHGNVRAESLEVGGDNTIFGSLRARGDVVVGPDTEIKGDVTTRGGDVSVAKGATVWGDISAADVELHEHAVVEGKIRVSGELTQVRDALGPAPAREDGDGAVETEDDATESDNAGATDDEPTAADDEATDEGADPEDSVGGEGTEDPSAVESREAVEADLDGVVPMMGSDTGHGETGHDDAEVVPDAD, from the coding sequence GTGCCGATCCGCTCGGACCCGCTCGACGAACTCGCGATCCCCGACGGAACCACGGTCGAGGAGCACGACCTGGTGACCGAGGGGGACGTGATCGTCGGCGGGCAGAGCACCGTCGAGTTCGGCGTCCGCGGCGACGACGTCATGGCGGGCGAGCGGGTCACCTTCGACGGCCACATCGAGGCCGCAGGCGACTGCCGGCTGGACATGTGGAGCGAAGTCGAGGAAGACGTGCTCGTCGGTGGCGACGCCTATCTCGGCGAGCGAACACGCGTCGGCGGCGAACTCAAGGTCGCCGGCAACGTCGACATCGGCGACGACGTCGACATCGAGCAGAGCTTCGAGGCCAACGGCCACATCAAGATCCGCAACCCGATGCCGACGGTCGTCTTCCTCGTCGTCTACCTCTCGCAGTTGTTGCGTATCGGCGAGGAGGAGGCCGCCGAAGACCTGGCGAGCGAACTCGTCGACGCCGACGACGACGAGGCCCAGCCGGTCGTGATCCCGCGAGGCGCCCGCGTCAGCGACGACGCCTGGCGCGTCTCGACGCCGGCCACCGTCGGCGACGACTGCCGCCTCCACGGGAACGTCCGCGCCGAGTCGTTGGAGGTCGGCGGCGACAACACGATCTTCGGTAGCCTCCGCGCCCGCGGCGACGTGGTCGTCGGTCCGGACACCGAGATCAAAGGCGACGTGACCACCCGCGGCGGGGACGTGTCCGTCGCGAAGGGCGCGACCGTCTGGGGCGACATCTCCGCCGCGGACGTCGAGCTCCACGAACACGCCGTCGTCGAGGGGAAGATCCGCGTCAGCGGCGAACTCACGCAGGTTCGCGACGCGCTCGGCCCCGCTCCCGCAAGGGAGGACGGCGACGGAGCGGTCGAGACGGAGGACGACGCGACCGAGTCGGACAACGCCGGAGCGACCGACGACGAGCCGACGGCTGCCGACGACGAAGCGACCGACGAGGGGGCAGACCCCGAAGACAGCGTCGGCGGTGAGGGGACGGAGGACCCGTCCGCCGTCGAGAGCCGCGAGGCGGTCGAGGCGGATCTAGACGGCGTCGTTCCGATGATGGGGTCCGATACGGGTCACGGCGAGACCGGTCACGACGACGCCGAAGTCGTCCCCGACGCGGACTGA
- the pan1 gene encoding proteasome-activating nucleotidase Pan1, with translation MTDTVDEVDLPYDDDASQQDKIEALEERLEVLESQNEEMRDKLLDANAENNKYQQKLERLTHENKKLKQSPLFVATVQELTDDGVIIKQHGNNQEAITEVTDEMRDDLEPDSRVAVNNSLSIVKSLEDETDVRARVMEVEQSPDVTYQDIGGIEDQLEEVRETVEMPLKNPDMFEEVGIEPPSGVLLHGPPGTGKTMLAKAVANQTDATFIKMAGSELVHKFIGEGAKLVRDLFELARQHEPSVLFIDEIDAIAAKRTDSKTSGDAEVQRTMMQLLSEMDGFEERGEIRIIAATNRFDMLDRAILRPGRFDRLIEVPKPDVAGREQIFKIHTRSMNLDEELDFTELADMTGEASGADVKAVCTEAGMFAIRDDRTEVRMQDFLDAWDKIQAEEEDEDVSRTFA, from the coding sequence ATGACCGACACCGTGGACGAGGTGGACCTGCCGTACGACGACGACGCCTCCCAACAGGACAAAATCGAGGCACTGGAGGAGCGCCTCGAGGTGCTCGAATCACAGAACGAGGAGATGCGGGACAAGCTGCTGGACGCCAACGCGGAGAACAACAAGTACCAGCAGAAATTAGAGCGGCTCACCCACGAGAACAAGAAGCTCAAGCAGTCGCCGCTGTTCGTCGCCACGGTGCAGGAGCTGACCGACGACGGCGTCATCATCAAACAGCACGGCAACAACCAGGAGGCCATCACCGAGGTCACCGACGAGATGCGCGACGACCTCGAACCCGACTCGAGAGTCGCGGTCAACAACTCCCTCTCGATCGTCAAGAGTCTCGAAGACGAGACCGACGTGCGCGCTCGCGTTATGGAGGTCGAGCAGTCGCCGGACGTGACCTATCAGGACATCGGTGGTATCGAGGACCAGCTCGAAGAGGTCCGCGAGACCGTCGAGATGCCGCTGAAGAACCCCGATATGTTCGAGGAGGTCGGCATCGAGCCGCCGAGCGGCGTCCTCCTGCACGGCCCGCCCGGCACCGGCAAGACGATGCTCGCCAAGGCCGTCGCCAACCAGACCGACGCCACCTTCATCAAGATGGCCGGCTCCGAGCTCGTCCACAAGTTCATCGGCGAGGGCGCCAAGCTCGTTCGCGACCTGTTCGAACTCGCCCGTCAGCACGAGCCGTCGGTCCTGTTCATCGACGAGATCGACGCCATCGCAGCCAAGCGGACGGACTCGAAGACCTCCGGCGACGCCGAGGTCCAGCGGACGATGATGCAGCTGCTCTCGGAGATGGACGGCTTCGAGGAGCGCGGGGAGATCCGCATCATCGCCGCCACCAACCGCTTCGACATGCTCGACCGCGCCATCCTCCGCCCTGGTCGCTTCGACCGCCTGATCGAAGTGCCCAAACCGGACGTCGCGGGCCGCGAGCAGATCTTCAAGATCCACACCCGCTCGATGAACCTCGACGAGGAGCTGGACTTCACGGAGCTGGCCGACATGACCGGCGAGGCCTCCGGCGCCGACGTGAAGGCCGTCTGCACCGAGGCCGGGATGTTCGCCATCCGCGACGACCGCACCGAGGTCCGCATGCAGGACTTCCTCGACGCCTGGGACAAGATCCAGGCCGAGGAGGAAGACGAGGACGTCTCGCGCACCTTCGCCTGA
- a CDS encoding DUF5800 family protein: MTVLSFDEQGVDVVYEGHDFRLEKSLIEDATEKPYPEVTDHEVLRLVEKDAAPSGEARRIADIVE; this comes from the coding sequence ATGACGGTACTTTCCTTCGACGAGCAGGGAGTCGACGTGGTGTACGAGGGTCACGACTTCCGCCTGGAGAAGTCGCTCATCGAGGACGCTACGGAGAAACCCTACCCGGAGGTCACCGACCACGAGGTGCTCAGACTGGTGGAGAAAGACGCCGCGCCGTCGGGCGAAGCCCGCCGGATAGCCGACATCGTGGAGTGA
- a CDS encoding SRPBCC family protein — protein MIEVSESTVVDAPVDVVFAFMDDPHNHVTVTPSLAEARNVESLANGGKRLDYTFRMAGVALDGELVETTHEPDERIVLEMRGQLTGEIDLAFESLEGRTRLTYTGRYEVPGRVLSAVAAPFVRRYNERELRTTLANVKTRVETGT, from the coding sequence ATGATCGAAGTCAGCGAATCGACGGTGGTCGACGCGCCGGTCGACGTCGTGTTCGCGTTCATGGACGACCCGCACAACCACGTGACGGTGACGCCGAGCCTCGCCGAGGCCCGGAACGTCGAGTCGCTGGCCAACGGTGGCAAACGTCTCGACTACACGTTTCGGATGGCCGGAGTCGCGCTCGACGGGGAACTCGTCGAGACGACCCACGAACCGGACGAGCGGATCGTCTTGGAGATGCGCGGTCAGCTGACCGGCGAGATCGACCTCGCGTTCGAGTCCCTCGAGGGTCGGACCCGGCTCACGTACACCGGTCGGTACGAGGTGCCCGGACGAGTGCTGTCGGCCGTCGCCGCGCCGTTCGTCCGGCGGTACAACGAGCGAGAGCTGCGGACGACGTTGGCGAACGTGAAGACCCGCGTCGAGACCGGGACCTGA
- a CDS encoding MarR family transcriptional regulator, producing MSTSETTEAESAAGEGWDAVRDLPPSAKLVAKTLEYNDALTQSQLAEETLLPPRTVRYALNRLEDVDVVSSRFSFADARKRIYTLDIE from the coding sequence ATGAGCACGTCCGAAACTACGGAAGCGGAATCGGCGGCCGGAGAGGGCTGGGACGCCGTTCGCGACCTGCCGCCCAGCGCCAAACTCGTGGCCAAGACCCTGGAGTACAACGACGCGCTGACCCAGAGCCAGCTCGCCGAGGAGACGCTGCTGCCGCCACGGACCGTCCGCTACGCCCTGAACCGGCTCGAAGACGTCGACGTGGTCAGTTCGCGCTTCTCCTTCGCCGACGCCCGCAAGCGCATCTACACGCTCGATATCGAATAG